Proteins encoded by one window of Channa argus isolate prfri chromosome 1, Channa argus male v1.0, whole genome shotgun sequence:
- the fgfbp3 gene encoding fibroblast growth factor-binding protein 2 isoform X2: MNILPCSFLLLLVVLCLPVLPEAKRQSGQGKPEKPRQPPSSTPPAKRPRNRSVPGSGELTTKEGHRCNWQTSGEGLVTLMVNCSMKTLGEQQRYWCRYAGKPDLCQGYGLKSSQYWKQLVGKLKKRQNACEGEKVLKAKTCKKAPAEAHMKLAQRSGEEEKKGGKEGGKKKVATASKSSDGGKAERRKKKEEEEEEKKKTEEVAGFHEEGYVNDMEPVQSYCSEGWHAVCSFFVKFFEG, translated from the exons ATGAATATCCTGCCATGcagcttcctcctccttctcgtCGTCCTTTGCCTCCCTGTCCTTCCTGAGGCGAAGCGGCAGTCTGGTCAGGGGAAACCCGAAAAACCCCGCCAACCTCCTTCATCCACCCCTCCAGCCAAGAGACCCAGAAATCGCTCAGTGCCTGGCTCTGGAGAGTTGACCACCAAGGAGGGACATCGCTGCAACTGGCAGACATCTGGTGAAGGCCTGGTGACCTTAATGGTGAACTGCAGCATGAAAACACTGGGGGAGCAGCAGAG ATATTGGTGTCGTTATGCCGGGAAACCCGACCTCTGTCAGGGCTATGGATTGAAGTCCAGCCAGTACTGGAAGCAGCTGGTGGGTAAGCTGAAGAAAAGGCAGAACGCCTGTGAAGGAGAGAAAGTCCTGAAGGCCAAAACCTGCAAGAAGGCGCCTGCCGAAGCCCACATGAAGCTCGCCCAACGCAGCggtgaggaggagaagaagggagggaaggaaggagggaaaAAGAAAGTAGCAACAGCTAGTAAGAGCTCAGATGGAGGGaaggcagagaggaggaagaagaaagaagaggaagaagaggagaaaaagaagacagaggagGTAGCTGGATTTCACGAGGAAGGATATGTGAACGACATGGAGCCGGTGCAAAGTTACTGCAGCGAGGGATGGCATGCTGTCTGTTCGTTCTTTGTCAAGTTTTTCGAGGGTTAA
- the fgfbp3 gene encoding fibroblast growth factor-binding protein 2 isoform X1, with protein MLNIPHSSTMNILPCSFLLLLVVLCLPVLPEAKRQSGQGKPEKPRQPPSSTPPAKRPRNRSVPGSGELTTKEGHRCNWQTSGEGLVTLMVNCSMKTLGEQQRYWCRYAGKPDLCQGYGLKSSQYWKQLVGKLKKRQNACEGEKVLKAKTCKKAPAEAHMKLAQRSGEEEKKGGKEGGKKKVATASKSSDGGKAERRKKKEEEEEEKKKTEEVAGFHEEGYVNDMEPVQSYCSEGWHAVCSFFVKFFEG; from the exons ATG CTAAATATCCCCCACTCATCCACAATGAATATCCTGCCATGcagcttcctcctccttctcgtCGTCCTTTGCCTCCCTGTCCTTCCTGAGGCGAAGCGGCAGTCTGGTCAGGGGAAACCCGAAAAACCCCGCCAACCTCCTTCATCCACCCCTCCAGCCAAGAGACCCAGAAATCGCTCAGTGCCTGGCTCTGGAGAGTTGACCACCAAGGAGGGACATCGCTGCAACTGGCAGACATCTGGTGAAGGCCTGGTGACCTTAATGGTGAACTGCAGCATGAAAACACTGGGGGAGCAGCAGAG ATATTGGTGTCGTTATGCCGGGAAACCCGACCTCTGTCAGGGCTATGGATTGAAGTCCAGCCAGTACTGGAAGCAGCTGGTGGGTAAGCTGAAGAAAAGGCAGAACGCCTGTGAAGGAGAGAAAGTCCTGAAGGCCAAAACCTGCAAGAAGGCGCCTGCCGAAGCCCACATGAAGCTCGCCCAACGCAGCggtgaggaggagaagaagggagggaaggaaggagggaaaAAGAAAGTAGCAACAGCTAGTAAGAGCTCAGATGGAGGGaaggcagagaggaggaagaagaaagaagaggaagaagaggagaaaaagaagacagaggagGTAGCTGGATTTCACGAGGAAGGATATGTGAACGACATGGAGCCGGTGCAAAGTTACTGCAGCGAGGGATGGCATGCTGTCTGTTCGTTCTTTGTCAAGTTTTTCGAGGGTTAA